A portion of the Cryptomeria japonica chromosome 5, Sugi_1.0, whole genome shotgun sequence genome contains these proteins:
- the LOC131876324 gene encoding pentatricopeptide repeat-containing protein At1g62590-like has translation MSSTVLSTLLPSVNRETRTRPGTLYIRPLLNAVLSMSYPSPRFLGGLGNSGDIPRINTLLAEMKEMEIHPDVVTYTTLVKSLCKRDRIEEALGILHGMRLVHCFPDIVTYNTLIDGICKRGRIVEGLILFAAMIQTGISPDIVSCSTLINGLCKVGREDEALRLLAGMKNSYCSPNIVTYNTLIDGLCKVERIDEALGLVGKMLQDGHFLNNYTYNSLINGFCKAGQTDKAYNLFVQMMEFGPLPNIVTFNTVIDGLRKDGRMDKAWDCFHNMTRRGLQPNVITYNSLIRSLCELHEVEKAQKLFKNMLSKGCSPDVVTYNILIGDLCQSNRAKESFSLISEMENRGHLPDVITYNTLICAFCRTREMNMVGKVLEEMATRDLKFDEVTYNKVIDGLCKAGDFSRAYSLFNKMLDEGFTPDVVTYTCLIDGHCKIGEMEKAFKYFLNMKVIGVIPNVVTFNTLIGFFCKENKLDIAFSMLYEMRSKNLVPDVVTYNALLSTFRERHDLEKTFWVMDQMKKEGCAPGDSTVRILDWLVEVGQMQKLKDFVNDDSFIISRQDSFNEERRLCFR, from the coding sequence ATGTCAAGCACTGTACTCAGTACATTACTGCCCTCTGTAAATCGGGAAACACGAACAAGGCCTGGGACCTTGTACATTCGGCCATTACTCAACGCTGTCCTCTCGATGTCGTATCCTTCACCGCGCTTTTTGGGTGGCCTTGGAAACTCTGGTGATATCCCTCGAATCAACACCCTTCTTGCTGAAATGAAAGAGATGGAAATACATCCAGATGTTGTCACTTATACCACCCTCGTAAAGTCTTTGTGTAAACGGGATCGAATAGAGGAAGCACTTGGGATTTTGCACGGAATGAGGCTCGTTCATTGTTTTCCTGATATTGTTACATACAACACCCTAATTGACGGGATATGTAAAAGAGGTAGAATAGTTGAAGGTCTTATTTTATTTGCTGCGATGATACAAACTGGCATTTCTCCTGATATTGTTTCATGCAGTACCCTAATTAATGGTCTCTGCAAGGTGGGAAGGGAAGATGAAGCTCTAAGGTTGTTAGCTGGAATGAAAAATAGTTACTGCTCCCCAAATATTGTTACATACAACACCCTGATTGATGGTCTTTGCAAAGTAGAAAGAATAGATGAAGCTCTAGGATTAGTAGGTAAAATGTTACAAGACGGCCATTTTCTTAACAACTATACTTATAATAGTCTGATAAATGGCTTTTGCAAGGCTGGACAAACAGACAAAGCCTACAATCTGTTTGTACAAATGATGGAGTTTGGTCCTTTGCCCAATATAGTGACATTTAATACAGTTATTGATGGATTGCGCAAAGATGGCAGGATGGACAAGGCTTGGGATTGTTTTCATAACATGACCAGAAGGGGTTTACAGCCGAACGTGATTACTTATAATTCTTTGATACGCAGCCTATGTGAATTGCATGAGGTGGAAAAGGCTCAAAAGTTGTTTAAAAATATGCTAAGCAAAGGCTGCTCCCCAGATGTTGTTACCTACAACATTCTAATTGGTGATTTATGTCAGAGTAACAGGGCAAAGGAATCATTTTCACTTATTTCTGAGATGGAAAATAGGGGACATCTTCCTGATGTAATTACATATAATACTCTAATATGTGCATTTTGTAGAACGAGAGAAATGAACATGGTAGGAAAGGTTTTAGAGGAGATGGCGACAAGGGATTTGAAGTTTGATGAAGTGACATACAACAAAGTCATTGATGGCCTGTGCAAGGCAGGAGATTTTTCTAGAGCATATTCACTCTTTAATAAGATGCTAGATGAAGGCTTTACTCCTGATGTAGTGACTTATACCTGTCTGATTGACGGCCATTGCAAAATTGGTGAAATGGAGAAGGCCTTTAAGTATTTTTTAAACATGAAAGTGATTGGTGTTATTCCAAATGTTGTAACCTTTAATACATTGATTGGTTTTTTCTGCAAGGAAAACAAACTTGACATTGCTTTCTCAATGCTGTATGAGATGAGATCAAAGAATTTAGTTCCAGATGTTGTAACATACAATGCATTATTATCCACCTTCCGTGAAAGACATGACCTTGAAAAAACGTTTTGggtgatggatcaaatgaagaaagaaggttgTGCTCCAGGTGATTCAACTGTCCGGATACTTGACTGGCTGGTTGAAGTTGGTCAAATGCAAAAATTGAAGGACTTTGTAAATGATGATTCTTTTATTATTTCAAGGCAAGATAGTTTTAATGAAGAAAGAAGGTTGTGCTTCAGGTGA